From a single Fulvivirga ulvae genomic region:
- a CDS encoding serine hydrolase domain-containing protein — protein MSYFSKPKWGTNAKHPLSGTLTLHGTQLDYPKEKEHYPRENFFPELQLDFISHHGELIPLQKEQISTRYQKNYFWDVFVGTGKTWQEQNDGEWSRASFPLTLTDRWIGTARNCVASFVYKPDSISNVCLQCSQETADIDDKGIANINGILPANYHARQFADSAQIIKKHKLFELKRLPVRQLSEIDINNEVADFFEKTIITNAPTSLGAVLIDNTLYLHPPKTRHGLYPYPDEMRHGLYSVTKSMAGALALLYFEERYEEDVFNELISDFVPALANHEGWRGVTFSHALNMVTGTEGSESPEHLLNTLILASTAEEAINNIAGLGNYPELPGQKFNYASTNLFVLSYALQQYVEEKEGTKVNYWDLVKEHVLVPIGAEYFTVLHTIEDDENEAIPILAYGALPTMDEAAKIALLFANEGRFEGKQILNKERVKEIFGKTDWDGYNTDNDIRGSNYQHAFWSKEIKIRNCKVKATYMLGFGENYVVFLPSKAIVFRFLDEHDLNIDELIKAVEEIRSSCQEE, from the coding sequence ATGAGTTACTTTTCAAAACCTAAATGGGGAACCAATGCAAAACACCCATTATCAGGCACTTTAACCCTTCATGGCACACAATTAGATTATCCCAAAGAAAAGGAACATTATCCACGAGAGAATTTTTTTCCTGAACTGCAATTGGATTTTATTTCCCATCATGGAGAACTGATACCTCTGCAAAAGGAACAAATCAGTACAAGGTACCAGAAAAATTACTTCTGGGATGTATTTGTTGGAACCGGGAAAACATGGCAGGAACAAAATGATGGTGAATGGAGCCGTGCTTCATTTCCCCTTACCTTAACTGATAGATGGATAGGTACAGCCAGAAATTGTGTGGCATCATTCGTTTATAAACCAGATTCAATAAGCAATGTTTGTTTACAGTGTAGCCAGGAGACAGCAGACATTGATGATAAAGGAATTGCTAACATCAATGGCATATTACCAGCCAATTACCATGCAAGACAATTTGCAGATTCAGCTCAAATAATTAAAAAACATAAGCTATTTGAGTTAAAAAGACTTCCCGTTCGCCAGCTAAGTGAGATTGATATAAATAATGAAGTGGCTGACTTCTTTGAGAAAACGATAATTACCAATGCACCAACGAGCTTGGGGGCTGTTTTAATAGATAATACACTTTACCTGCATCCACCCAAAACCCGCCATGGCTTGTACCCCTATCCTGATGAAATGCGTCATGGTTTGTATTCTGTTACCAAAAGTATGGCAGGTGCTTTGGCTCTGCTGTATTTTGAGGAGCGATATGAAGAAGATGTTTTTAATGAACTGATTTCGGACTTTGTACCCGCATTGGCAAACCACGAAGGCTGGAGAGGTGTAACCTTCTCGCATGCCCTCAATATGGTTACGGGAACTGAAGGGAGTGAAAGCCCGGAGCATCTGTTAAATACATTAATTCTTGCCTCAACCGCAGAAGAAGCAATTAATAATATTGCAGGACTTGGTAATTATCCGGAATTGCCGGGTCAAAAATTCAATTATGCTTCTACTAACTTATTTGTATTGTCTTATGCGTTGCAACAATATGTAGAAGAAAAAGAAGGCACAAAAGTCAATTATTGGGATTTGGTGAAGGAACATGTACTTGTTCCGATTGGTGCAGAGTATTTCACTGTGTTGCATACCATTGAAGATGATGAAAATGAAGCTATTCCTATCTTAGCCTATGGAGCATTACCAACCATGGACGAAGCAGCCAAAATAGCCTTGTTGTTTGCCAATGAGGGTCGCTTTGAAGGAAAGCAGATATTGAACAAAGAAAGAGTAAAGGAAATTTTTGGAAAAACGGATTGGGATGGATACAATACCGATAATGATATTCGAGGGTCAAACTATCAACATGCATTTTGGTCAAAAGAAATAAAGATCAGGAACTGTAAAGTAAAGGCAACTTATATGTTAGGTTTTGGAGAAAACTATGTGGTGTTTCTGCCAAGTAAAGCCATTGTTTTTAGGTTTTTGGATGAGCACGATTTGAATATTGATGAACTAATAAAGGCTGTAGAAGAGATTAGGTCTTCATGTCAAGAGGAATGA
- a CDS encoding tetratricopeptide repeat protein translates to MRLIIPIFLVTCSTSFAQNSKSIYYELDSLSKFYEISDLELSYNYQQQALKQAALLNSQTIFMEANVRVAHLLHLKGNFRAALNHWEETFHYARSEYDTLQIYRGIGIAHDRMGNPDLALDHLLKSLELAERYETDLKVDILNDIGLLYRRINEPEKALTYFHKTNKLKADDPLYFKAYMNIGLIYLDFSQYDSAIHYYNLGFVRMGENNLRARGIYFNNMGAALSDMGKPQQALPYAKKAIEVKKKFGSVNSLANSYNLLSQIYLNLKNYPAAEKYAMLSLSGQDSSSINNIRYNALRYLIEARVKQKDTTQVIDLVYKAMAVRNVTYSQEKTEAFTEMAAKYELKEKENELLQKNLDLQKAESEIDKQAIVRKALIGVLLLSVIIIALIYFSQQRKARDNKLLKLKNEEIEKRNKQIRQMEKYKSRFFANISHEFRTPLTLILGPIGEIRAKVDDRQSNLYLDMMQKNALRLLAQINQLLDLSKLDSGELKYHIIEEDIVSFVKGVTMCFELLASSRNINLVFFSDEKEIMAWFDKDCLEKIIINLLSNAFKFTTEADDISVKLLRNGDHLEMNVTDTGKGIEPEEQSKIFERYYYTENDVQASSGIGLALVKELVEAHNGSISFKSIKGKGSSFTITLPLGKDQWQGSDKCLIGVPSNDLYKLTAPEAIIDNLPEADDVQQTFCSKKSVLVIEDNADVRLFIRETLKSDFNIVEADNGRTGIKLGEELVPDVIISDIMMFGVDGYEVVKHLKQSEKTSHIPIILLTARADVESKLKGLQIEADDFITKPFERKELVIRITNLINTREKLKNQFSNSVILKPGDITISSIDQAFVEKLLEAVEENIDNSSFGVEELARTVGMSRSQLHRKLQAIAGQPPNKFIRNIRLARAMDLLKNNAGTVSEIAYMTGFSTPNYFSKCFHDQFGYTPGEVKKVVA, encoded by the coding sequence ATGAGATTAATAATTCCAATATTCTTAGTTACATGTTCTACCTCATTCGCTCAGAATAGCAAGTCTATATATTATGAATTGGATAGTTTATCAAAATTCTACGAAATAAGCGATCTTGAATTATCTTATAACTATCAGCAACAGGCGCTTAAGCAAGCAGCCCTGCTTAATAGCCAGACTATCTTTATGGAAGCCAATGTCAGGGTTGCACATTTGCTGCATCTGAAGGGCAATTTTCGGGCTGCGCTGAACCATTGGGAGGAAACGTTTCACTATGCGAGGAGTGAGTACGATACACTCCAAATTTACAGAGGCATTGGAATTGCTCACGACAGGATGGGAAACCCTGATTTGGCCCTAGACCATCTTCTGAAATCATTGGAACTGGCTGAGCGATATGAGACAGACCTAAAAGTCGATATACTAAATGATATCGGTTTGCTATATCGAAGAATCAATGAACCGGAAAAAGCTTTAACATATTTTCATAAAACAAATAAGCTGAAAGCTGATGATCCGCTATACTTCAAGGCGTACATGAACATTGGCCTAATCTATCTTGATTTTAGCCAGTACGATTCGGCTATACATTATTACAATCTGGGATTTGTACGTATGGGTGAAAATAATTTGAGAGCACGTGGCATTTATTTCAACAACATGGGAGCTGCATTGTCCGATATGGGAAAACCACAACAAGCTCTTCCTTATGCAAAAAAAGCAATTGAAGTGAAGAAAAAATTTGGCAGTGTGAACTCTCTGGCCAATTCATATAACCTCTTAAGCCAAATTTACCTGAACTTAAAAAACTATCCTGCCGCAGAAAAATATGCTATGCTTTCCCTTTCCGGACAAGACTCATCTAGCATCAATAATATCAGGTATAATGCTCTGAGATATCTCATTGAAGCACGTGTAAAACAAAAAGACACTACTCAGGTTATAGATTTGGTTTACAAGGCTATGGCGGTGCGCAATGTTACTTATAGCCAGGAGAAAACGGAAGCTTTTACCGAAATGGCTGCAAAGTATGAGCTTAAGGAAAAAGAAAATGAACTGCTACAAAAGAATCTTGATCTTCAGAAAGCAGAAAGTGAGATTGACAAGCAGGCGATAGTTCGCAAAGCGCTAATAGGAGTTCTGCTTTTATCTGTAATAATTATAGCCCTGATTTACTTTAGCCAACAAAGAAAGGCTAGGGATAACAAGCTTCTCAAACTTAAGAACGAAGAAATAGAGAAGAGAAATAAGCAAATTAGGCAAATGGAAAAGTACAAATCTCGTTTCTTTGCCAATATATCGCATGAATTCAGAACACCTCTGACACTAATATTAGGTCCTATAGGAGAAATAAGGGCAAAAGTGGATGACAGGCAGTCCAACCTTTACCTAGACATGATGCAAAAAAATGCCCTGAGATTACTTGCTCAGATAAATCAACTCCTGGATCTTTCAAAACTGGACTCCGGTGAACTTAAATACCATATCATAGAAGAAGATATAGTGAGCTTTGTAAAAGGGGTCACGATGTGTTTTGAATTATTGGCATCATCTCGAAATATAAATCTGGTCTTTTTTTCAGATGAAAAGGAAATAATGGCATGGTTTGACAAAGACTGCCTGGAAAAGATCATCATTAACCTGTTATCCAATGCCTTTAAATTTACGACCGAGGCAGATGATATTTCTGTAAAATTACTAAGAAACGGTGACCATCTTGAAATGAATGTGACTGACACCGGAAAAGGTATTGAGCCTGAGGAACAGAGTAAAATTTTTGAAAGATACTACTACACAGAAAATGATGTGCAGGCAAGCTCTGGAATAGGCCTTGCCCTGGTAAAAGAACTTGTAGAAGCCCATAACGGGTCTATTAGTTTTAAAAGTATTAAGGGGAAAGGGAGCTCATTTACTATTACGCTGCCATTGGGCAAAGATCAATGGCAGGGTTCTGATAAATGCCTGATTGGGGTACCATCAAATGATTTGTATAAGTTAACCGCACCTGAAGCTATAATTGATAATCTCCCCGAAGCAGATGATGTTCAACAAACCTTTTGTAGTAAGAAGAGCGTACTGGTTATAGAAGATAATGCTGATGTAAGGCTGTTTATAAGGGAAACTTTGAAAAGTGATTTTAATATTGTTGAAGCCGACAATGGAAGAACCGGAATTAAACTAGGCGAAGAACTGGTACCTGATGTGATTATTTCAGATATCATGATGTTTGGAGTAGATGGATATGAAGTAGTAAAACACCTGAAACAGAGCGAAAAAACAAGCCATATACCAATTATCCTGCTCACAGCAAGGGCTGATGTGGAAAGCAAGCTGAAAGGGTTACAAATTGAGGCTGATGATTTTATAACCAAACCATTTGAGAGGAAAGAGTTAGTTATTCGTATAACCAACCTCATCAATACTCGAGAAAAACTAAAAAATCAATTCAGCAATTCGGTTATTTTGAAACCAGGAGATATAACAATTTCTTCTATTGATCAGGCATTTGTAGAAAAGCTACTGGAAGCTGTAGAAGAAAATATCGATAACAGCAGCTTTGGAGTGGAGGAACTTGCCAGGACGGTGGGCATGAGCCGTAGCCAATTACACAGAAAACTACAGGCCATAGCCGGACAGCCACCCAATAAGTTTATCAGAAACATCAGGCTCGCACGGGCAATGGACCTGTTGAAAAATAATGCTGGCACAGTTTCTGAAATAGCCTACATGACCGGGTTCAGCACTCCCAACTACTTCAGTAAATGCTTTCACGATCAGTTTGGTTATACACCGGGAGAAGTGAAAAAAGTAGTGGCGTAA
- a CDS encoding AsmA family protein — MSIKRVFRKTFLYLLLAASVVVISSVLVTFLYRDQLIDHFIREFNKNINTPVHVGKINVSSLSNFPQISLTFHDVNVEESYKDSSYPLLAAERIDFTFNPIAVFRGNYTIEEIHLTNAKCHLKMNKQGEINYDIFKLPDTTQHQAVKLDLSKVRLKDVTFTYTNELKDVILEVFTKSTSANLSALGSTYDVETTGDAFLHYLMVNKSMWAEDKDLFINSKLSYNDGEKYLTINSSTVNIRGSEFGVFGSYTFKGRQLIDLAVEGKNTDIQTLLSLLPKGSSERFSKYQSKGNVYFDLLMKGEISDKTSPTLDVNFGLIDSRLYHPDTDAQISHADLKGTFHASEMSKLNTATLQLENVSGELEGNKFKSNLYLKNFDAPFVKCDFAGRIDINSLFKFYKADNIRSGKGVLDANINFEGYLKDLKKKETAQKIKTSGEINLEHLYLALRDFPLPLEDLQGNLLFNNNDLALSDVSGSLGNSDFLLNGFFKNIIAYLLFDNEPVGIESDLKSSFIDLDQLLLANSGEKKADSQYSFKISPRLVLKFDCDIKNLKFRRFKPTDIRGDLKVKNQVAVSDQIKLNAMGGSIALSGMVDAGRNKLVKVNTSFTLQNINVDSIFYVFENFNQDFLEDRHLKGKIFANVDAEMTFNDNLSLYSETLTSNISTTIKGGELNNFEPMQKLVRYLDEDKLDHLQFSELKNDIHIENRTIYLPEMEISSNITDIKITGTHTFDQNINYKVVAPLRSQRKIDKDEAFGAIEEDDSGRSMLFLKIIGTTSDYRVMYDKESVKKKVVSDLKKEVKELKDAFKNKGRDEQKTIELEEDDYFDWDN; from the coding sequence TTGAGCATTAAAAGAGTATTCAGAAAAACCTTTCTTTATCTGCTTCTTGCAGCTTCGGTAGTTGTTATTAGCAGTGTACTGGTCACTTTTCTGTATCGTGACCAGCTTATTGACCATTTTATCCGGGAGTTTAATAAAAATATCAACACGCCGGTACATGTAGGTAAGATCAACGTTTCTTCGCTAAGCAACTTTCCGCAGATATCTCTGACTTTCCATGATGTAAATGTCGAGGAAAGCTATAAAGACAGCTCTTATCCCCTGTTGGCAGCCGAAAGGATTGACTTTACCTTTAACCCTATCGCGGTCTTCCGGGGCAACTATACTATAGAGGAGATACATCTCACCAACGCGAAGTGTCATTTGAAAATGAACAAACAAGGAGAAATAAACTATGACATTTTTAAACTGCCGGATACCACACAGCACCAGGCCGTAAAACTGGACTTGTCAAAGGTTAGACTAAAGGATGTGACTTTTACCTATACCAATGAGCTTAAAGACGTAATACTTGAGGTGTTTACAAAATCTACCTCTGCCAACCTTTCGGCACTGGGCAGTACCTATGATGTGGAAACCACCGGTGACGCTTTTCTCCACTACCTGATGGTAAACAAAAGCATGTGGGCTGAGGATAAGGACCTCTTTATAAATTCGAAACTCAGCTACAATGACGGAGAAAAGTACCTTACCATAAACTCGTCAACAGTCAATATCAGAGGTTCGGAGTTTGGCGTATTCGGCAGTTATACCTTTAAAGGCAGACAATTAATCGATCTGGCTGTTGAGGGTAAAAATACAGATATCCAAACACTGCTTTCTTTACTGCCAAAAGGGTCGTCAGAAAGGTTTAGTAAATATCAAAGTAAGGGTAATGTTTATTTCGATCTGTTGATGAAAGGCGAGATCAGCGACAAAACATCACCGACACTGGATGTGAATTTCGGGCTAATTGACAGCAGGCTCTACCACCCGGATACAGATGCGCAGATCAGTCATGCAGACCTTAAAGGGACGTTTCATGCCTCAGAAATGTCGAAACTGAATACGGCAACATTACAACTGGAAAATGTCAGTGGTGAGCTGGAAGGTAATAAATTTAAGTCCAATCTTTATCTGAAAAATTTTGACGCGCCTTTCGTTAAATGCGACTTTGCCGGACGCATTGATATTAACTCATTGTTTAAGTTTTATAAAGCAGATAATATCAGATCAGGCAAAGGCGTTCTGGATGCCAATATCAACTTTGAAGGTTATCTTAAAGATCTTAAAAAAAAGGAAACTGCTCAGAAAATTAAAACTTCAGGAGAGATTAACCTGGAACACCTCTACCTGGCACTAAGAGATTTTCCCCTTCCTCTGGAAGATCTGCAAGGTAACCTGCTTTTCAATAATAATGACCTTGCCCTCAGTGATGTATCAGGAAGCCTTGGCAATAGCGATTTCCTGCTCAATGGCTTTTTTAAAAATATCATTGCTTATCTTCTGTTTGACAATGAGCCTGTAGGCATAGAGTCTGACCTTAAATCCAGTTTTATAGACCTGGATCAACTTCTGCTGGCCAACAGTGGAGAAAAAAAAGCAGACTCTCAGTACTCCTTTAAAATATCTCCCCGCCTGGTGTTAAAATTTGATTGCGATATCAAAAATCTTAAGTTCAGAAGGTTTAAACCCACAGATATCCGTGGTGACCTGAAAGTTAAAAATCAGGTGGCCGTCTCAGATCAGATCAAACTCAATGCTATGGGTGGCTCCATCGCTCTGTCTGGTATGGTAGACGCCGGCAGAAATAAACTGGTAAAGGTAAACACAAGCTTTACCTTGCAAAACATTAATGTTGACAGCATTTTTTATGTGTTCGAAAATTTCAATCAGGACTTCCTCGAAGACAGGCATTTGAAAGGGAAAATTTTTGCGAACGTAGACGCAGAAATGACTTTTAACGATAATCTTTCGCTGTATTCTGAAACCCTGACCAGCAACATCAGCACAACCATCAAAGGTGGGGAGCTAAATAATTTTGAGCCTATGCAGAAACTGGTCCGTTATCTGGATGAGGACAAACTGGACCACCTGCAATTTTCTGAGCTTAAAAATGATATTCATATTGAAAACCGAACGATTTACCTGCCTGAAATGGAAATAAGCAGCAACATTACTGATATCAAAATAACAGGCACACACACTTTCGATCAGAATATCAATTACAAGGTTGTGGCTCCACTGAGAAGCCAGCGAAAAATAGATAAAGACGAAGCCTTCGGCGCCATAGAAGAGGATGATTCCGGCAGATCTATGTTGTTCCTTAAAATTATTGGCACCACCTCTGACTACAGAGTAATGTACGATAAAGAAAGTGTAAAGAAAAAAGTGGTCAGCGACCTGAAAAAAGAAGTGAAAGAGCTCAAGGATGCATTTAAAAATAAGGGGCGGGATGAGCAGAAGACCATTGAGCTTGAAGAAGATGATTATTTCGACTGGGATAATTAA
- a CDS encoding DJ-1/PfpI family protein: MKKILFLTGDFTEDYETMVPFQMLEMVGYTVHTVCPDKKKGDTIKTAIHDFEGDQTYTEKPGHNFTLNYSFDDVKAGQYDGLVIAGGRAPEYLRLNNKVIEIVKHFFTENKPVAAICHGIQILTAAGVVKGRKLTAYPAVGPEVNLAGGEYQNIAVDGAYVDGNLVTSPAWPAHPKFISEFLKIMGAKIQI; this comes from the coding sequence ATGAAAAAGATACTATTCCTTACAGGTGATTTTACTGAAGATTACGAAACCATGGTACCCTTTCAAATGCTGGAAATGGTAGGTTACACTGTACACACTGTTTGCCCTGACAAAAAGAAAGGTGATACTATTAAGACCGCCATCCATGACTTTGAAGGCGACCAAACCTATACTGAAAAGCCGGGACATAACTTCACTCTGAACTACAGCTTTGATGATGTTAAGGCCGGGCAGTATGACGGACTGGTGATTGCCGGAGGAAGGGCGCCGGAATATCTTCGGCTCAACAATAAAGTGATTGAGATTGTTAAACATTTTTTTACTGAAAACAAGCCGGTTGCGGCTATCTGTCACGGCATCCAGATTTTGACGGCGGCCGGAGTGGTTAAGGGCAGAAAGCTTACCGCCTATCCTGCTGTTGGCCCGGAGGTTAATCTTGCTGGTGGTGAATATCAAAATATTGCAGTTGATGGTGCTTATGTTGATGGCAATCTTGTAACCTCACCAGCCTGGCCCGCACATCCCAAATTTATTAGTGAATTTTTGAAGATCATGGGAGCAAAAATTCAGATCTGA
- a CDS encoding VOC family protein has protein sequence MTRIEPIIGVNDVKESSRWYQTLLNCKSNHGGNTFEILTNEAGHTILCLHQWGEHEHPTLSSPKVKPGNGLILYFRVDDLDVHWKNAKHLNATIEEAPHLNQNSGEREFSLRDRDGYFITVST, from the coding sequence ATGACAAGAATAGAACCCATCATAGGCGTGAATGATGTTAAAGAAAGCTCAAGATGGTATCAGACCCTTCTTAACTGTAAAAGTAATCACGGAGGCAATACATTTGAGATCTTGACCAATGAGGCAGGCCATACCATTTTATGTCTCCACCAATGGGGTGAACATGAACACCCTACTCTATCGAGTCCAAAAGTCAAGCCCGGAAATGGCCTGATCTTATATTTCAGGGTAGACGACTTAGACGTGCATTGGAAAAACGCAAAACACCTGAATGCAACAATCGAAGAGGCACCTCACCTCAATCAAAATTCAGGAGAAAGAGAGTTTTCTTTAAGGGATCGCGATGGATACTTTATTACGGTTTCCACATAA
- a CDS encoding ABC transporter permease yields the protein MLKNYFTIAYRTLVKNNIYSLINIFGLSFGMATTLLIILWVQDELEFDHFHKNINNIHRILENQQYTDGNIFTTSSNPAPLVPYLKETYPEVKYASRYTWPVENLLRADKEGNFESGRHVDKDFLKMYTFELVEGDLNTALDPVNAIVMTESLAGKYFGDESALGKSITLNDTTELNVTAVIKDLPTNSSLTFDYLLTFEKFWNENKSWLDEWGNNNVSGFVQIADNTSASAFEDKIEDDIKDKNERSNVTLFLQPLSEYHLYSKFENGKQAGGRITNVKVFSIIAFVILLIACINFMNLSTAQATKRAKEVGLRKVVGAYDKQLIFQFLGESLLYSLIAAVLAGLIVYLLLPYFNELTAKKLTLDILNTELLLYMALITVFTGLFAGSYPALYLIRYQPARVLKGVIRSGREAATFRKVLVVIQFTLAIVLIVSTIVVYQQLNFLQSQDIGFNREQLLYMEMHQGMGKNYETIRKELLNDPSVEHVTAMNMAPLNFGNSTYGLEWEGKDPDAMILFSNISADFDFIQTFEMELAEGRGFDRKYSTDTANFLVNEEAARKMGFEGNAAEQPLTLWGERKGKIVGVIKDFNFSSSHDEIEPLLIALEPDWFNYIVVRAKGGNMDGAISAMEKYHNMYAPAYPFEYKFVDDQWSEKYEAEERIGVIFNYFAVLSIIISCLGLFALAAYAAERRVKEIGVRKALGASILNITGLMTREFTWLVIISACLACPIAWYLMDAWLEDFAYKINIGFFTFVIATFLSLFIALGTVGFHAVKAALSNPVKALRYE from the coding sequence ATGCTAAAGAACTATTTCACCATAGCCTACAGGACACTCGTCAAAAATAATATTTATTCCCTCATCAATATTTTCGGGCTTTCATTCGGTATGGCTACTACGCTGCTGATCATTCTTTGGGTTCAGGATGAACTGGAGTTTGATCATTTTCATAAAAATATTAACAATATTCACCGGATATTGGAAAACCAGCAGTATACAGATGGAAACATTTTCACAACCTCATCTAACCCCGCGCCACTTGTTCCCTATTTGAAAGAGACATACCCGGAAGTGAAATATGCCAGCAGGTATACCTGGCCTGTCGAAAACCTGCTCCGGGCTGACAAGGAGGGTAATTTTGAATCCGGAAGGCATGTAGATAAGGATTTCCTGAAGATGTATACCTTTGAGCTGGTAGAAGGAGATCTGAATACGGCATTGGATCCTGTTAACGCAATAGTTATGACAGAATCATTGGCCGGAAAATATTTTGGTGACGAGAGTGCATTGGGTAAATCCATAACGCTTAACGACACAACGGAACTTAATGTAACAGCCGTGATCAAAGATCTGCCTACTAACTCCAGTCTCACTTTTGACTACCTGCTGACCTTTGAAAAGTTCTGGAATGAGAATAAATCGTGGCTCGACGAATGGGGTAATAATAACGTTAGTGGTTTTGTTCAGATAGCTGATAATACCAGTGCCAGTGCTTTTGAAGATAAGATAGAAGATGATATTAAGGACAAAAATGAAAGGTCAAATGTCACACTTTTTCTTCAGCCACTTAGTGAGTATCATCTGTATTCTAAATTTGAAAATGGGAAACAAGCAGGAGGCAGGATAACTAATGTCAAGGTCTTCTCAATAATAGCATTTGTAATTTTACTCATCGCCTGTATTAATTTCATGAACCTTAGCACTGCTCAGGCCACAAAGCGGGCGAAGGAAGTAGGTCTAAGAAAAGTCGTTGGTGCTTATGACAAACAACTGATCTTTCAGTTTTTAGGAGAGTCATTGCTTTATTCACTGATAGCGGCAGTGCTTGCCGGGCTTATTGTATACCTGCTATTGCCTTACTTTAATGAGCTTACGGCCAAGAAGCTCACTTTGGATATACTCAATACAGAGCTGCTTCTTTACATGGCGTTGATCACGGTTTTTACAGGCTTGTTTGCAGGAAGTTATCCTGCGCTGTACCTCATCAGGTATCAACCGGCCAGGGTACTCAAGGGTGTTATTCGGTCAGGCAGAGAGGCCGCTACTTTCAGGAAAGTACTCGTGGTGATCCAGTTTACATTGGCTATTGTATTGATCGTAAGTACCATAGTAGTTTATCAGCAGCTAAATTTTCTTCAAAGTCAGGACATTGGCTTTAACCGTGAGCAGCTTCTGTACATGGAAATGCATCAGGGCATGGGCAAGAATTATGAGACTATCCGGAAGGAACTGCTCAATGACCCTTCTGTAGAGCATGTAACAGCCATGAATATGGCGCCACTTAATTTTGGTAATTCTACCTATGGCCTCGAGTGGGAAGGCAAAGATCCCGATGCCATGATATTGTTCAGCAATATTTCTGCTGACTTTGACTTTATACAGACTTTCGAGATGGAGCTGGCTGAAGGCAGAGGCTTTGACAGAAAGTATAGTACGGATACCGCAAACTTTTTAGTTAACGAGGAGGCTGCCAGAAAAATGGGCTTTGAAGGTAATGCAGCAGAGCAACCATTAACACTTTGGGGAGAGCGAAAAGGTAAGATTGTAGGTGTAATTAAAGACTTCAATTTTTCATCCTCGCATGATGAAATCGAACCTTTGCTTATAGCTCTGGAACCGGATTGGTTTAATTATATAGTAGTGAGGGCCAAAGGGGGAAATATGGATGGGGCTATTTCTGCGATGGAAAAGTACCATAATATGTACGCCCCTGCATACCCTTTTGAATATAAATTTGTAGATGATCAGTGGAGCGAAAAATATGAGGCGGAAGAACGTATAGGAGTTATCTTTAATTACTTTGCCGTACTCTCCATTATCATTTCATGCCTTGGGTTATTTGCTTTAGCTGCTTATGCCGCGGAGCGAAGGGTGAAGGAAATAGGGGTTAGAAAAGCCCTTGGCGCAAGCATTTTGAATATTACCGGGTTAATGACCAGGGAATTTACATGGCTTGTGATTATTTCAGCCTGCCTGGCTTGCCCTATTGCCTGGTACCTGATGGATGCGTGGTTGGAAGACTTCGCCTATAAGATCAATATCGGTTTCTTCACCTTTGTTATCGCTACCTTCCTGTCGTTGTTCATAGCACTGGGCACCGTTGGCTTTCATGCTGTGAAGGCCGCATTGAGTAATCCTGTTAAAGCACTGCGATATGAGTAA